The Chthonomonadales bacterium genome contains the following window.
ACGGGGAGCTCCCAGCGAGCCAGGGATTGGCACTCCTGGCAGTCGTTTGCTATAATAAGCACCCGAGCAAGTCTTGCGAGCGAGGTGAGTGCGTATGCCCACGTATGGGTACGAATGCGTCCGATGCAAGGAGCGGTTCGAGGTCCTCCAGAGGATCTCGGACCCGCCACTGGTCGAGCACGAGGGCTGCGGCGGGGAGCTTCGCCGTCTGCTCTACCCGATCGGCATCGTGTTCAAGGGTTCGGGCTTCCACGTGAATGACTACGGACCGACCGGCCGCAACGGTGTCGGCAAGAGCGAAGCGAAGGTCGATTCCGGCCAGGATGGCACGGCGGCGAAGCCCACTGCCGAGGGCAAGGGCGACGCGAAGCCGGCGAAGGTCGAGTCGAGCGCGTCGTCGAAGCCGGCCTCGACCGACTGACCGCGGCTGCCGCAGGAGCGCTCCTTGCCGGCGGTGGACGCCCCGGGCGACGCGCACCGCCGGAGGCGCCAGGAGGAACTCGCCGGGAACTGGCCGAAACGCAGATCGCGCCGCGCACATCGTATAGTGTATGGAGGCCCTGGCCTGGCCGGGCGCGGCCAACGGCCCACGGCCACTTCGCCAGGGCGGTCCCGGGGCGCCAGCGCCCCACGAGCGCATACGATGCAAGAGCAGCTTTCGACCTGCGACGTTATCTGGGACCTCCTGTCGGCCTATGCCGATCAGGAGGCCTCGCCCGACGAAGCCGCCCGCGTGGAGCGGCACGTGGCCGCGTGCCGCGACTGCGCACGCGGCCTCGCCTTCCTGCGCTCGACCTCTCTGGAACTGGGGGCCCTTCCTTCCCTTGAGCCGCCGCCCGGCCTGCGCGACGCGATCCTGGCCGCCACGGTGCTGCGCCCCACGCCGGGTTCGCGCGTCCGCGCCGCCCTCAGCTCGCTGGCGACGGCGCTCTCGCCGCGCGCCGGCTACCTGGCCGGCGCGGCCGCCTCCGCCCTTCTCCTTGCGGCGCTCTTCGCCCACCGGCCGCCGGAGCCCGCCCCGCAGATCGCCACGCGCCGCGTGCTGGCGCGCGTGGCCGCCGTACCGCGCCAAGCTCCCGCTCCCGAGCCGACGCCGCACGCGCCGAGGGTCGCGGCGCGGAGCCAGGCGGAGCCGACGCCATCCGCACGGCCCGAGTCGGCGCCGCGACAGGTCGCCATGGCCGTGAGCCATCCCGGGTTGCGCCGCCGCGACGCGCCCCACGCCATGAGGTCCGCGCCACACGCGCCGCCACACCGCGCCGAGCATCTGGCGCTCGGCGGCGCTGACCGCCTCGAGCCCCGCCCCTCTGGCTCAGCCGCCGGCCTGGCACGCGCGCCGGCGCCCGCCGAGCCGGACCTGCCCGCGCCCGATGCCAACATGGCTCCCGCGCCGTCCCCACGCATCGAGATCGCCGGGCGGCCCGCGGACGAGCCACCCACTGCGGCGTCGGACCGAGACGACGCAGGCTCAGAGCACCTGCACCTGCGGGTCGCTTCGGCGCGCACGGTGGAGCCCGGAGCCATCTCAACGCTCGCCGACCTGCGGGCATCGCTGCGCAGGAAGGCCGGCATGCCCCGCGCGCGTACCGCCGCGCTCGACCCTGACGAGCCGCGCGAGGTGATGGTCGAGCTGATTCAGACGCGGTTCTGAGGCCCGAGGCCACAGGCTCCCGGCCGCTTCGCCTCCCGGCCCCGCAGACCAGGCCGCAACTCTCCGCGCACTCACGGGCCTGGCTACGCTGCTGGGCCTTTCGCCGACCCTCGCCTCTCACCGCTCCCATCGTCACCTTGCCGCTCCGCCGCGCTGTGCGAGCGCATGCGCTCTCACGCGGCGAGGAAGTTCGGTACCCGCCATCGAAACGTTCGCCCGAGCAGTGGCCGTGCCACGGCGCGGCCGGAGGAGGCCTGTGCCATGCGATCCGTAACCACGGCGGGCGCGGCGGCGCTCGCACTGGCGCTGGCGGTGGCCGCGGCCGCGCCTGCCGCGGCCCTGGCGCCGGAGAGCCGCAAGAAGCTCATCGAGTACGGGTGGGATGTGCCCTACCCCGACGACGTGCGGCGCAACATACGCCTGATGGAGCGTAAGCCGTTCGACGGTATCGTGATCCGGCTCAAGCCCTCCAGCCAAGTCTTCCTCCACAAGCGCCACGACGCGGCGAAGTTCGCGCCCGACCTGGAGGACTTAAGGCGCACCGCATTCGGCAAGTTCACCGACAACCTGATCCTCGTCTGGGCGACGGGCGACGAGGGATGGGACTGGTTCAGCGACGCGGACTGGTCGGCGGCCCAGCACAACGCGCGCCTCTTCGCCCGCGCCGCCCGCGCCGGCGGCTGCCGCGGCCTTTGCTTCGACCCCGAGCCCTACGGCTCCAACGTGTGGAAGTACGAGGCGCAGCCGCGGGCCGGCAAGCGCTCGTTCGACGAGTGCCGGGCGCAGGTGCGCAAGCGCGGCGCGCAGTTCATGCGCGCGGTGCAGCGCGAGTTGCGGGACCCCCTCGTGCTCACCTTCTTCCACAACAGTCTGTTCGGCGGCATCCTGGACATCTCGGACCCCGAGAGCCGCCTGAAGCGACTCTCCGCCGAAGGCTACGCCCTGCTGCCCGCCTTCCTCGACGGCATGCTCGACGCGGCCTCACCCGGCGCGCGCATCGTGGACGGCAACGAGATCGCATACTACTACACCGCGAGTGAACCGTTCTTTCGGGCCTATCACACCATGCGTCAGCGTTCCCTGGCCCTGGTGGACCCGCGCAACCACGCGCGCTACCGCAGCCAAGTGCAGGCCGGCCAGGCGATCTACATGGACCAGTTGCTGGCGACCCGGCCGCCCGAGGGCGGCTACATCAGCTACTTCATGACACCGGAGCAGCGCGCCCGCTTTCTGGAGCACAATGCCTATTACGCCCTCTACACCGCCGACGAGTACGTGTGGTGCTACAGCGAGCGTATGAGCTGGTGGAAGAACGAGTTGCCTCCCGGCGCCGAAGAGGCGATCCGCGCCGCGCGCGGCAAGGTGGAGCGTGGGGAGCCGCTGGGCTACAGCATCGACGCCATCGTGGGCGAGGCCCAGCGACGCATGCGCGAGAAGGCTCAGGCCGACCTGACCCATCGCACCGCGCGCGTGCCGCGCCTGCCGACGGGCGTGCCGGCGCCCGCCATCGACGGCCTGCTGGACGACCCGACATGGCGCGCGGTCGCCCCGCTGGAGCCTCTGCTGCCCACGCGCGCTTCAGGCGCGGCCGCCGCCGACGCGGCTACCACCGTGCGCGTCACCTGGGACGACCGCTGCCTCTACCTGGGCGCTCGGTGCGATGAGCCGCTGGCCGACCGCATCCGGACCTTCGGGCGGGAGCGAGACGATGCGCTGTGGGAGGGCGACACCCTCGAGCTGTTTCTCTGCCCGGGCGAAGCCGCGGGCCCATTCTGGCAGTTCGCGACCAACCCGGCCGGCGTGACCTTCGATCAGCGCGTCGATGGTGACGCCTACGACGTGGGGTTCAGCCCCGGTTGGCTCTGTCGCGCCGGACGCGACGCGGCCGGTTGGACCGCTGAGATAGCGATCCCCTGGAGCGCCGTGGGCGGCACGCCGCGCGTCGGCGAGCGGCGCCGCGCCAACGTCGGCCGGGAGCGCAAGCCGCGCGAGGAGCTGAGCACCTGGTCACAGGTGCTCTCCATGTTCCTTGAGCCCACGCAGTTCGGCGTATGGGAGTTCCGGAACTGAGCGCCGCGGCCGCCCCGCCGGGCGCGGCCGCGAGCGCGGAGGCGTTCTTCGCCGGAACGCCGATCGTGGGCATGGTGCACCTGGGTCCGCTGCCCGGCAGCGCGCGCGACGCGGGGCGCCTCGACGAGGTGATCGCCCGCGCCGAGGCGGACGCGGCGGCGCTCCAGGCCGGCGGCGTCGATGCCGTCATGGTTGAGAACTATTCCGACGCCCCCTTCCATCGCGCCGGCGTGCCACCGCACACGGTGGCCGCGATCACGGCTGCCGTGAGCGCCGTCCGGCGCACCGTGAACCTCCCCGTGGGCGTCAACGTGCTGCGCAACGACGTGTGCGCGGCCATCGCGATCGCGCACGTCTGCGGCTGCCGCTTCGTCCGCTGCAATGTGTACGTCGGTGCCGCGGTCACTGACCCGGGGGATCATCGAGGGCGCGGCGCGCGAGGCGCAGGAGTACCGTCGGCGCCTGCGCGCCGACGTCTGGATCTGGGCGGATGTCGGCGTCAAGCACGCCTCGTCGCTCGGCAACGTATCGGTGGAGGCTGAGGCGCGCGACGCCGTGGAGCGCGGCCTGGCCGATGCTCTGATCGTCACCGGACCGGCGACCGGAGCCGACACGTCGCCGGAGCGCCTACGGGCTGTGCGCGCCGCTGGCGGCGGATGCCCGGTGCTGGTGGGGAGCGGGCTTCGCGAGGAGACCGTGGCGGCGCTCCTGGCGAGCGCCGATGGGGCGATCGTGGGGACCAGCCTGAAGCGAGGCGGGCGCATCGCCGGGCCCATCGACGTCGATCGCGTGGAGGCCCTGATGGCGCGCGTGCGTTCGGCCCGGGCCGCGCGCGCGAGCGCACCCGCGTCACAAACCGACCCGAGCGGGGTATGATCCTGTTGACCGGCCGCCGCGAGGCGGTCATCGCTCCTGGAAGGGAGGCTGCGAGAGCGAAATGGCGGCCCCAACGCGCGGCGATCTCCCGGCACGAGTTGTGGGCGCGCTCGTGTTCCTGGCAGGGGTGCTCGTGATCTTCGTCGTGCTGGTCCTGGCCTTCCGCATGTTCCAGGACCCCAACCTGGGCGTTCGCGCAGGTGCCGCCTCGCCCACGGCCACCGACATCGGCGTTGGGTTTCTGCGCCTCCTGCTGCGGATTGGCCTGCTGTTCCTGGGAAGCGTCTCCGGCTCGCTGATCGCCAACAAGGGGATCCGCCTCTACTTCGCCGGCCTCCCCGGCCGCGCACAGCCCGCCGAGCGCGAGGGCTGAACGGTCTAGAACTCGGCCTCGTCCCGCGGCGGCCGCGTCATCAGCTCCGCGATGGTCTGCGCTACCGGCGCGCCGCCGAACACTACCGCGTGCAGTGCCTCCGAGATGGGCATCTCGACCCCCGCGCGCGCCGCCAGCGCGCGAACCGCCCGCAGCGTCGGAACGCCCTCCGCCACCTGGCCGAGCTCCGCCAGGACGGAGGCGAGCGGTCGCCCGCCGCCGAGCCCGACGCCGACGCGGTAGTTGCGCGAGAGGCGACTGCCTCCCGTGGCGATCAGGTCGCCCACCCCGGCCAGGCCGAGGAACGTGTTCGGCCGCGCGCCGAGCGCGGTTCCCAGGCGTGTGATCTCCGCCAGCCCGCGAGTCATCAACGCGGCGCGGGTGTTGTCGCCGTAACCCATTCCCTCGCACACGCCCGCGCCGATCGCCACCACGTTCTTCGTCGCGCCCGCCAACTCCACGCCGACCAGGTCGGTGCTCGTGTAGACCCGAAACGTTGGCCCCATCCAGAGGGCCTGGCAGCGCCGTGCCGTCTCCGCACTCTCCGCGGCGGCGACGCTCGCCGTCGGGATGCCACGCGCCACCTCCACCGCCAGGTTGGGGCCCGAGAGCGCGGCAACGTCGGGTCGGTCGGCGCCGACGCCGGCGAACCCGGCCGCGATCACCTCCGACAGCCTCGCGCCGGTGTGCTCGTCGATGCCCTTGGCCGCGCTGACGATCAACGCGCCCGGAGCGACGAGTGGGGCGGCCGCCGCGGCAACGGTGGCCATGCCGGCCGAGGGCACGGCGAACACCACGCGTGCCGCACCGGAGAGCGCGGACGCGAGGTCGCTCGTAACGTGGATGCCTGGGCCCAGGCGCACGCCCGGCAGGTAGCGCTGGTTCTGGCGGGCGGCCTCGACGGCCCTGGCAAGCGCGTCGTCGCGCGCCCAGAGGGCGACCGGGCACCGCCCCGCAAGCAGAGTAGCGAGCGCGGTACCCCAGCTACCGGCGCCCAAGATCGCCGTCTTCTCCACCCGGCCTCCAATCGATGCGCGCGCGCCGCGCCGCGGCCTAGCTGCCGAGCTCGTCGGCGTACCCGTAAGAGCGGGTATGCGCATCCTCCAGGTAGCGCGCCAGCAACTGGACCGCCCCCTCGATGTCGGACACGGACGCCGTCTCATTCACCGTGTGCACGTAGCGGCAAGGCACCGAGAGGGTGAAGCTGGCCACGCCGCCGCGTGAGCGCTGGATGCCGCCGGCATCCGTGCCACCGCGCGCCAACAGCTCGAGCTGGTAGGGGATCTGGTGCCTCTCCGCGAGGTCGCGAAAGTGGCGCACGAGCTTCGGGTGGCAGAGCAGCGACGAGTCCATCACCTTGATAGCGACGCCCGCGCCAAGCCTGCTCACCTGGTCCTGGTCGGCCGCGCCGGGGAAGTCGTTGGCCAGGGTCACGTCCACGGCCAGGCCGACCTCGGGCTCCAGGGCGTAGGCCGCCGTGGTGGCGCCGCGCAGTCCGACCTCCTCCTGCGTGGTGGCCACCGCCACGATGTCGCAGGCGTGGCTGCCAACGGCGCGCAGCGCCTCGATGGTGACGAACAGGGCGATGCGGTTGTCGAGCGCCAGGCTCATCACGTTGCCGCCGACCCGTTCGGCCGTGCGCGCCATCGTCACCATGTCGCCGATCTCGACGCGCTTCCTCACCTCGTCGCCGGCCAGGCCGAGGTCGACGAACATCTCCTCGATCCTGGGCGCCTTGCCGGCCTCCTCGGGCGTCAGCATGTGAACCGGCTTGGCCGCCGGCATCAGCGCCCCGAGCAGCGTCTCGCCGGCGAAGCCATGCACGTGGACACGTTGGGCCACCATGTTGCGCGGGTCCCAACCGCCGATCGGCTGAAGGCGCAGAAAGCCCTTGTCGTCGATGTGCTTCACCAGGAAGCCGATCTGGTCCATGTGTGCCGCGACCATCACGCGCGGCCCACCTCCGGCGCCGCGCTTGGTCGCGACCACGTTGCCCATCACGTCGACGCGCACCTCGGAGACCAGCGGCCGCAGCTCCTCCACCACGACGGCCCGGATCCGCTCCTCGCGGCCCGAAACGCCCGGGGTCTCACAGAGCCGCTTCAACAGGTCGAAGTTCACCTACCACACCTCCGGTCGGCGACCCTCCGGGCCACCGTGAATGGACGCCAGGGACGCCTCTACTGTACCCTCCATCCCTCCACGCGGTCGCCGAAGCGCCGGTGGAGCGCCTCGATGTCCTGGGCGTACATCTCCTCCAGCACCCGCCGGACGCCCCGCGGCATCGGCGGTGACGGGACACCTTCCATGAAACGCTCCCGCAACGGGAAGGTCTCCATCGGCAGGTCTGCGTTGACGCCGAGGTGGCGCAGCACGTCGGTCAGGAGACGCTCGGGGCAGCGCTTGATCTCGTCAAACACACCCACGTAGAGCGAGTCGGGGCCATAGACAGACGTCCAGTTGTCGATGTCGCGCAGGTACATGGTGTAGTGCCGGTTATTGCGCAGGCGAACGCGGCGCACGAACTCCCACTCACGCACGTCCTCGAACGAGCGGTGCGTACGGAACATGAGCTCCTGCTTGGCGTGGGACCACGCGCGATCGATGGGGTTTCGCATCATGTAGACGAGCTTGAGGTCGGGCATGATCTTCTTGAGAAACCGAATGCGCCGCGTACGGATGCCCCCGTAATCCACCGTGATGTCGCCGATGCGCTTGCCGCGCCCCGGCTCAAGGTATGTGGAGTAGTGCTTCAGGCTGCGATGGAAGCTCCACGACAGGTAGTGGACCTCCTTGACCTCCGGCATGAAGATGTCGGGATGCCGGCTAAGCTGGCCCCAGAGCCAGGTAGTGCCGGACTTCATCGCGCCGAGCCCCAGGAAGTCGGGCAGCGCCAGGCCGGCGGTCGAGAGCGTCCCGGTAGCGTAGAGGTGCTTCTCGACGGCGCTGAAAGGCGTGTAGAGGACTCGCTCCAGCAGCGGAGGCGGGTAGTGATGCTCCCGCGCGAGCTGGCGGAGGCACCAGCGAAAGGACTCGTACGCCACGGAGCGTCGCAGTCGGCGGGCGAAGGGGTTCTCGGCGGCCACGGCTCTCTCCTTGCCGGCCCCGCGGCCGGCTACGGACGCCACCCTGCGATGCTAGACGCTGGGACGCCGGACTCGCCACGCGGCAACGGCGTCGCCAAAGCGAGCGTAGAGCGCCTCGATGGGGTCCGCGTACATCTCCTCAAGCAGGCATCGGTACCCGGCAGGGATCGGGGCGGCGAAGTGGTCGGACCATCGGCCGCGATCCTGCGGGTCGGGCTCGAGGTCCGCGCGCGCGCCAGGGTCCCGCGCGCCCGACACCGGCCCGAGCACCGCCAGATCCTCGGAGGCGCCGATGTGGCGCAGGATCTCGCGCAGCATCGGCTCCGGCCGGCGGGCGATGTCGTCGAAGAAGCCGATGTAGAGCCGGTCCGCCGAAAAGACGCGCAGCCACGTGTCGATGCCGCGCAGATACTCGGCGCCCTCGCGTGACGCGCGTGAGCGGAAGTGACGCACGAACTCGGCCGGGCGCACGTCCGCGAAGCGGCGCCCGGGGCGGAACATGAGCGACTGGCGCGCGTGGGTCCAGGCGCGATCAACCGGGTTACGCAGCAGCACAACGAGCCGCGAGTCCGGCGCCAGCAGGCGCACCCAGGCGATGCGCGCCTCCGGCAGCGCCAGGTACTCGGTGGTGATCTCGCCCCGGATCCGGTCGGCGCCCGGAGCCAACCGTCGCGCGTAGTGCCGGACGCTTCGTTGGAAGTTCCAGGAGAAGTAGTGGAGCTCCTTCGTGGGGGGGATGTAGACCTCCGGGTGGCGGTCGAGGTGCTCGAAGAGCCACGCCGTGCCGCTGTGCATCGCTCCCAGGCCGAGGTAGCAGGGCATGGACAGTCCGCGCGCCGTCAGCCGCCCGCTGGCGTAGAGGCGCTTCTCCACGGCGCTGACCGGGGCCAGCGCGAGCCGCTGGAGAAGGGGCGGTGGGTAGAAGGGGTCTGGAACCGCCTGCCGGTAGAGGAAGCGCAGGGCCTCGTAGGCGGCGGTGCGCTTCAGGTAGGCGCGCATGGCCACTCAGTCGGCCGCAAGCACGCGCGACACGGCCCGCCCCACCGGCTCACGCAGCGCCCCGTTCGTCGCCACCACGCCCCGGTTGGCGCGGAGCGTGCGGCCCTGCGCGAAGTCCAGCGGACGCCCATACGCGTCGCTCACGTGACCGCCCGCTTCCGCCACCAGCAGGGCGCCGGCGGCGTGGTCCCACGCCTTCTCTTCGTAATCCGCCCGGGTGGGCAGGCGCAGGTAGATGTCGGCGTCTCCACGCGCCACGGCCGCGTACTTTGCCTGGCTGTCCATCCGCAGCGGGGCGGCGCGCACGCCGAGGACCTCGGCTATGCGAGCGGCCTCGCCCTGCGAGGAGTGGGCCGCCTCCACGGACTCGCACAGCACGGCCTCGGTCGGGTTGCCCTGCCGCGACACGCTCAGTGCCTCCTCCGGCCCTCCGCCGGGGCCGAGGGCGCGTGCGCCCTGACCCCGTGCGGCATAGAACAGCCCGCCCGGGGGCGCCTCGGACGGCCCGGGCGCTGCCGGAAGGCGCGGGCACCCGAGCACGCCGAGCACAACCCGGCCTTCCTCGATAAGGGCGATCGCGACGGCGTACTGCTCGCCGCGTAGAAAGCCCTTCGTACCGTCCACGGGGTCGATCACCCAGAAGCGCCCTGCCGGCTCCGCGCGACCGCGGCCAAGCATGAGCGCGTCCAGCAGATCGGCCTCGCTGAGAGAGGGCTCGACCATGCGAGCGTACTCAAGCACGCGCCTCCGCGTGGCCGAGGTCCCGGCGCCGCGCAGGTCGTCGGCGTCCTCCTCGGCCACGATCGCCGTTCCGGGGAAGGCGGC
Protein-coding sequences here:
- a CDS encoding zf-HC2 domain-containing protein, which translates into the protein MQEQLSTCDVIWDLLSAYADQEASPDEAARVERHVAACRDCARGLAFLRSTSLELGALPSLEPPPGLRDAILAATVLRPTPGSRVRAALSSLATALSPRAGYLAGAAASALLLAALFAHRPPEPAPQIATRRVLARVAAVPRQAPAPEPTPHAPRVAARSQAEPTPSARPESAPRQVAMAVSHPGLRRRDAPHAMRSAPHAPPHRAEHLALGGADRLEPRPSGSAAGLARAPAPAEPDLPAPDANMAPAPSPRIEIAGRPADEPPTAASDRDDAGSEHLHLRVASARTVEPGAISTLADLRASLRRKAGMPRARTAALDPDEPREVMVELIQTRF
- a CDS encoding NAD(P)-dependent glycerol-3-phosphate dehydrogenase → MRIPALTGTPTSSAARPRRGARASIGGRVEKTAILGAGSWGTALATLLAGRCPVALWARDDALARAVEAARQNQRYLPGVRLGPGIHVTSDLASALSGAARVVFAVPSAGMATVAAAAAPLVAPGALIVSAAKGIDEHTGARLSEVIAAGFAGVGADRPDVAALSGPNLAVEVARGIPTASVAAAESAETARRCQALWMGPTFRVYTSTDLVGVELAGATKNVVAIGAGVCEGMGYGDNTRAALMTRGLAEITRLGTALGARPNTFLGLAGVGDLIATGGSRLSRNYRVGVGLGGGRPLASVLAELGQVAEGVPTLRAVRALAARAGVEMPISEALHAVVFGGAPVAQTIAELMTRPPRDEAEF
- a CDS encoding M42 family metallopeptidase, encoding MNFDLLKRLCETPGVSGREERIRAVVVEELRPLVSEVRVDVMGNVVATKRGAGGGPRVMVAAHMDQIGFLVKHIDDKGFLRLQPIGGWDPRNMVAQRVHVHGFAGETLLGALMPAAKPVHMLTPEEAGKAPRIEEMFVDLGLAGDEVRKRVEIGDMVTMARTAERVGGNVMSLALDNRIALFVTIEALRAVGSHACDIVAVATTQEEVGLRGATTAAYALEPEVGLAVDVTLANDFPGAADQDQVSRLGAGVAIKVMDSSLLCHPKLVRHFRDLAERHQIPYQLELLARGGTDAGGIQRSRGGVASFTLSVPCRYVHTVNETASVSDIEGAVQLLARYLEDAHTRSYGYADELGS
- a CDS encoding sulfotransferase yields the protein MAAENPFARRLRRSVAYESFRWCLRQLAREHHYPPPLLERVLYTPFSAVEKHLYATGTLSTAGLALPDFLGLGAMKSGTTWLWGQLSRHPDIFMPEVKEVHYLSWSFHRSLKHYSTYLEPGRGKRIGDITVDYGGIRTRRIRFLKKIMPDLKLVYMMRNPIDRAWSHAKQELMFRTHRSFEDVREWEFVRRVRLRNNRHYTMYLRDIDNWTSVYGPDSLYVGVFDEIKRCPERLLTDVLRHLGVNADLPMETFPLRERFMEGVPSPPMPRGVRRVLEEMYAQDIEALHRRFGDRVEGWRVQ
- a CDS encoding sulfotransferase, coding for MRAYLKRTAAYEALRFLYRQAVPDPFYPPPLLQRLALAPVSAVEKRLYASGRLTARGLSMPCYLGLGAMHSGTAWLFEHLDRHPEVYIPPTKELHYFSWNFQRSVRHYARRLAPGADRIRGEITTEYLALPEARIAWVRLLAPDSRLVVLLRNPVDRAWTHARQSLMFRPGRRFADVRPAEFVRHFRSRASREGAEYLRGIDTWLRVFSADRLYIGFFDDIARRPEPMLREILRHIGASEDLAVLGPVSGARDPGARADLEPDPQDRGRWSDHFAAPIPAGYRCLLEEMYADPIEALYARFGDAVAAWRVRRPSV
- a CDS encoding 3'(2'),5'-bisphosphate nucleotidase, which codes for MPMAWQEERGAALDAAREACRVCEAVREGLVSAETLWKGDRSPVTVADFCSQALICRRLLAAFPGTAIVAEEDADDLRGAGTSATRRRVLEYARMVEPSLSEADLLDALMLGRGRAEPAGRFWVIDPVDGTKGFLRGEQYAVAIALIEEGRVVLGVLGCPRLPAAPGPSEAPPGGLFYAARGQGARALGPGGGPEEALSVSRQGNPTEAVLCESVEAAHSSQGEAARIAEVLGVRAAPLRMDSQAKYAAVARGDADIYLRLPTRADYEEKAWDHAAGALLVAEAGGHVSDAYGRPLDFAQGRTLRANRGVVATNGALREPVGRAVSRVLAAD